Proteins from a genomic interval of Deltaproteobacteria bacterium:
- the cas2 gene encoding CRISPR-associated endonuclease Cas2 — protein MRSMYIVSYDISDPKRLRQVFKAMQGMGDHVQLSVFRCELSARDKVRMMAKLTKLIHHKEDQILIIDIGLAPGRSDQAVEAIGRSYAVKERTAIVV, from the coding sequence ATGCGTAGCATGTATATTGTTAGTTACGACATTTCAGATCCTAAGCGTTTACGACAAGTATTTAAAGCCATGCAAGGTATGGGTGATCATGTGCAATTATCTGTATTTCGCTGTGAATTGTCAGCACGCGATAAAGTACGAATGATGGCTAAACTCACTAAATTGATTCATCACAAAGAAGATCAGATACTGATTATTGATATTGGCCTTGCCCCAGGTCGCAGTGACCAGGCAGTAGAGGCCATTGGTCGCTCTTATGCAGTTAAAGAGCGAACTGCGATTGTAGTTTAA
- the cas1 gene encoding CRISPR-associated endonuclease Cas1, with protein MLNEYAYCPRLAYLEWVQNEFADNYFTEDGRFAHRRVDVEQGDVNQTTDDDAPRVVRSSMLSAPQAGFIARIDLIEVTGEVAVPVDYKRSSKPNTPNGAYDPERVQLCVQGIILRENGFTCDHGIIYFAGSKDRVEVTFDDALITQTQSLATQLRKMGEQGHIPPPLNDSPKCEGCSLVSICLPDELVLLSKQQQQQDSNEPRRLMPARDDALPVYVQEQGAYVTKSGDLLIIKKGSQKLAECKLFETSQLSLLGNIQVSTQALHELVSRNIPVGYFSSGGWFYGMTIGLPHKNIELRIHQHRVAANQKQSLLLACRFVSTKIRNCRTMLRRNADNITELILNQLKELSQQAYECESAESLLGIEGTAARLYFEIFPNMIKRNEIDGDFTFTGRNRRPPRDPVNALLSLAYSLLTKDLTIIITMAGLDPYLGFYHRPRYGRPSLALDLMEEFRPIIADSTVIAAINTGVITSEDFTYAGGAVALNKGARKSFMQAYERRMDQLIRHPVFGYQISYRRILDVQTRLLGRYLSGEINAYPEFITR; from the coding sequence ATGCTCAATGAATACGCTTATTGTCCACGGCTTGCATATCTAGAATGGGTACAAAACGAATTTGCCGATAACTATTTCACTGAAGATGGGCGTTTTGCTCATCGCCGTGTTGATGTTGAGCAAGGTGACGTTAACCAAACAACTGACGATGATGCGCCGCGTGTCGTCCGTTCATCAATGTTATCAGCACCACAAGCTGGTTTTATTGCGCGTATCGATCTTATCGAAGTTACTGGTGAAGTTGCTGTGCCGGTTGATTATAAACGCAGCAGCAAACCTAACACTCCTAACGGAGCATACGACCCAGAACGCGTACAACTTTGTGTACAAGGCATTATCTTACGTGAAAATGGCTTTACCTGTGACCATGGCATTATTTATTTTGCTGGTTCTAAAGACCGTGTCGAGGTTACATTTGACGATGCTCTCATTACGCAGACACAATCATTGGCGACTCAACTGCGTAAAATGGGTGAGCAAGGTCATATACCACCGCCTCTTAATGATAGCCCAAAATGTGAAGGTTGTTCATTGGTAAGTATTTGCCTGCCTGATGAATTGGTATTGTTGTCAAAGCAACAGCAACAACAAGATAGCAACGAACCCCGTCGCCTTATGCCAGCGCGCGATGATGCCTTGCCCGTTTATGTACAAGAACAAGGTGCATACGTCACCAAATCGGGCGATTTGTTGATCATTAAAAAAGGTAGCCAAAAACTTGCCGAATGTAAATTGTTCGAAACCTCGCAGTTAAGTCTGCTTGGCAACATTCAAGTCTCAACCCAAGCATTACACGAACTGGTGAGTCGTAATATACCAGTGGGTTATTTTTCTTCAGGTGGTTGGTTTTATGGAATGACTATCGGTTTGCCTCACAAAAATATTGAACTGCGTATTCATCAGCATAGAGTGGCGGCTAATCAAAAACAGTCACTGCTATTAGCCTGTCGCTTTGTAAGCACAAAGATCCGTAACTGTCGCACAATGCTGCGACGCAATGCTGACAACATAACAGAACTTATACTCAATCAACTTAAAGAACTTTCGCAACAAGCATATGAATGCGAGTCAGCCGAATCGCTGCTTGGTATTGAAGGTACAGCAGCTCGCCTATACTTTGAGATATTTCCCAACATGATTAAACGCAACGAAATTGACGGCGATTTTACTTTTACAGGTCGCAATCGTCGGCCACCACGTGATCCTGTAAACGCTCTATTGTCACTAGCATACTCACTACTGACTAAAGATTTAACTATCATTATTACAATGGCGGGGCTCGACCCCTATTTAGGATTTTATCACCGACCTCGTTATGGTAGACCCTCATTAGCTCTTGATCTTATGGAAGAGTTTCGTCCTATCATTGCTGATTCAACAGTTATTGCAGCTATTAATACAGGCGTTATTACCTCAGAAGATTTTACATATGCAGGTGGTGCGGTGGCGTTAAATAAAGGGGCACGAAAATCATTTATGCAAGCTTATGAACGCCGTATGGATCAACTTATTCGTCATCCGGTATTTGGATACCAGATTAGTTATCGCCGCATTCTTGATGTGCAAACACGTTTGCTAGGTCGCTATCTAAGCGGCGAAATTAACGCCTATCCTGAATTTATTACGAGGTGA